The genomic interval CTGGTAAAAACTATGAAGGACAATCCTCTACCGAAGGTAAAAAATCTTCACAAAATATTTCAAAGAGCGCGTAATCTATGTTGACATAAAGCGATATGGACCTGTCCAGTTTTCTTTTTTTTCTTAGGATCAGCATATAATGAAGCAATGACACGGCCAGTATACTGAGGTGATTCTGAATTACTTAAATTCAGAAATTCTGCCGCTTTCATTACTCTTTCAGTTCTAACAAGACCAGGATAAATGGAAACAACGGTTATATTATAATTCATTAGATCATGAGCCATGTCGGTAGTCAATTTATCGGTAGCTGCTTTAGCGACACCATAAGAAACATTACCACTAAACTTTTGTGCAGCCCAGTGAGAAATGTTGACTATAAGCCCCGTTTTCTGCTTAATCATGAGTTTAGCCGCATTTTGACTTGCTACATAGTGGGCGCGGACCCCTGCAGCAAACATCAAATCCCACTGTTCAATTGGCTGCTCCCAAAAAGGTTTTTCCCAAAGATATTCCCCCTGTGGGCTGAACATACTTTCATAACCACCCCAGACATTGTTTACCAGTATATCAATTTTCCCTTCATTTTGATAAATTTGGTTGAATACTTCTTTCACTTGATGGTCTTCTGTATGATCACAATACAATGAATAGGCTTTTCCATTTTCCTTTCTTATTTCTTCGACAGTTTCATCAATTGATCCTTCAATAATATTAGTTACGGAATCTTTCTGTCTGGTTCTACCAGTAATATATACTGTCACTCCTGCTTCTGCCAGTCCAAGAGCCACGCCTTTGCCTATACCCCTACTCGCTCCTGTTACCAATGCAACCTTGTCGTTTAGCGATTTCATCATTTTAATTCTCCTATAGTAATCTTATAGGTTAGATTATACAAATAGAAATTGAGGTATCTTGACTGATTGTGCTTTTTTCAATTTATAGGAATAAAAATATCAATTTCACTATTTTCGTCACGATCAAATCGCTTGTCAACTCTAATCATATCCATATTCATTGTTGGGATACAGTTTGTAAAAGGTAACCAGTAATAATATATCTGATCATATGTAAGACCTATCTTTTCGGGAGACCCTTTATGTGTAAATTGAGCATATTTTTCTGCTGGTATCTCAAGAGTGTTCATTTCTTTTGGAATTGTCATTAAAAGGCTTGATTCGTAACCTGCGTAGTAATCAAAAACTTCCTTATTACGCATATCAAGATCATGCAGACAAACACCAAAATAATAACAGCTGTTAATATTATAATGATTTCGAAGCTTCCAAAACTCTTGCCATAAGAGATCTACTGCATCAATA from Sediminispirochaeta bajacaliforniensis DSM 16054 carries:
- a CDS encoding SDR family NAD(P)-dependent oxidoreductase — encoded protein: MMKSLNDKVALVTGASRGIGKGVALGLAEAGVTVYITGRTRQKDSVTNIIEGSIDETVEEIRKENGKAYSLYCDHTEDHQVKEVFNQIYQNEGKIDILVNNVWGGYESMFSPQGEYLWEKPFWEQPIEQWDLMFAAGVRAHYVASQNAAKLMIKQKTGLIVNISHWAAQKFSGNVSYGVAKAATDKLTTDMAHDLMNYNITVVSIYPGLVRTERVMKAAEFLNLSNSESPQYTGRVIASLYADPKKKKKTGQVHIALCQHRLRAL